The following coding sequences lie in one Nocardioides sambongensis genomic window:
- a CDS encoding DNA gyrase/topoisomerase IV subunit B, whose product MGAFEGSSTIADNTYNAAHLLVLEGLEAVRKRPGMYIGSTDTRGLMHCLWEIIDNGVDEALGGFAHSVEVTLHEDGSVEVYDDGRGIPTDKEPKTGLPGVEVVATKLHAGGKFGGGSYNASGGLHGVGLSVVNALSSRMDIDVDRSPATQGLSFQRGVPGVFDGEGPTAAFTPTSGLTRKGKRVAKGRTGTRIRFWPDRQIFTKDARFELAGLLGRARQTAYIVPGLELVIRDRSGDEPTEEKIRHDGGISEFAEALSHGEPVTEVLRITGSDTFTETVPMLDEKGHMTPQEVDRELLVDIAARWDTGYDTEVRSFVNVIATPKGGTHVAGFEAALTKTFNDAMRATKALKVNDDDVVKDDILEGMTAVVTVRLAEPQFEGQTKEILGTPAVRGAVRKVVATQLKDFLTSSKRAEKAQAKLLMEKVAGAAKTRIAARQHKETQRRKNALESSTLPAKLADCRSGDNERTELFIVEGDSALGTAKLARNSEFQALLPIRGKILNVQKASVADVLKNAECASIIQVVGAGSGRTFDLDAARYGRIIFMADADSDGAHIRTLLATLFFKYMPELVAEGRVFSAVPPLHRIELTNPKKGQDKYVYTYSDDELQRKLAELRKKNQRWKDPVQRYKGLGEMDADQLAETTMDPRRRTLRRLTVDDAQVAAEVFELLMGSDVAPRKEFIVQGAYEVDVEALDA is encoded by the coding sequence TTGGGGGCGTTCGAAGGGAGTTCCACCATCGCCGACAACACCTACAACGCCGCGCACCTCCTGGTCCTCGAAGGACTGGAGGCGGTCCGGAAGCGACCCGGTATGTACATCGGGTCCACGGACACGCGCGGACTCATGCACTGCCTGTGGGAGATCATCGACAACGGCGTCGACGAGGCGCTCGGCGGTTTCGCCCACAGCGTCGAGGTGACGCTGCACGAGGACGGCTCCGTCGAGGTGTACGACGACGGTCGCGGCATCCCGACCGACAAGGAGCCCAAGACCGGTCTGCCCGGCGTCGAGGTGGTCGCCACCAAGCTGCACGCCGGCGGCAAGTTCGGCGGTGGCTCCTACAACGCGTCCGGCGGCCTGCACGGCGTCGGTCTCTCCGTGGTCAACGCGCTGTCCAGTCGGATGGACATCGATGTCGACCGCTCCCCGGCGACCCAGGGGCTCTCCTTCCAGCGCGGCGTGCCGGGTGTCTTCGACGGCGAGGGCCCGACCGCCGCGTTCACCCCCACCTCGGGACTGACCCGGAAGGGCAAGCGGGTGGCCAAGGGCCGCACCGGCACCCGGATCCGCTTCTGGCCGGACCGGCAGATCTTCACCAAGGATGCTCGGTTCGAGCTCGCCGGGCTGCTGGGGCGTGCCCGGCAGACGGCCTACATCGTGCCCGGCCTCGAGCTGGTCATCCGGGACCGCTCCGGCGACGAGCCGACGGAGGAGAAGATCCGCCACGACGGCGGCATCTCGGAGTTCGCCGAGGCACTCAGCCACGGCGAGCCGGTCACCGAGGTGCTCCGGATCACCGGATCGGACACCTTCACCGAGACCGTCCCGATGCTGGACGAGAAGGGGCACATGACGCCCCAGGAGGTCGACCGGGAGCTCCTGGTGGACATCGCGGCACGCTGGGACACCGGCTATGACACCGAGGTCCGCTCCTTCGTCAACGTGATCGCCACCCCCAAGGGAGGCACCCACGTCGCGGGGTTCGAGGCGGCGCTGACCAAGACCTTCAACGACGCCATGCGCGCCACGAAGGCGCTGAAGGTCAACGACGACGACGTGGTCAAGGACGACATCCTGGAGGGCATGACCGCGGTGGTCACGGTCCGTCTGGCCGAGCCGCAGTTCGAGGGCCAGACCAAGGAGATCCTGGGCACCCCGGCGGTCCGCGGCGCCGTCCGCAAGGTGGTGGCGACGCAGCTGAAGGACTTCCTGACCTCCTCGAAGAGGGCGGAGAAGGCTCAGGCAAAGCTGCTCATGGAGAAGGTCGCGGGCGCGGCGAAGACGCGGATCGCGGCCCGTCAGCACAAGGAGACCCAGCGGCGGAAGAACGCGCTGGAGTCCTCGACCCTGCCGGCCAAGCTGGCCGACTGCCGCTCCGGGGACAACGAGCGCACCGAGCTGTTCATCGTCGAGGGCGACTCGGCGCTGGGCACGGCGAAGCTCGCCCGCAACTCGGAGTTCCAGGCGCTGCTGCCGATCCGCGGCAAGATCCTGAACGTGCAGAAGGCCTCGGTCGCCGACGTGCTCAAGAACGCCGAGTGCGCGTCGATCATCCAGGTCGTCGGCGCCGGGTCCGGACGCACCTTCGACCTCGATGCCGCGCGCTACGGCCGGATCATCTTCATGGCCGACGCGGACTCCGACGGCGCGCACATCCGCACGCTGCTGGCGACCCTGTTCTTCAAGTACATGCCGGAGCTGGTCGCCGAGGGCCGGGTCTTCTCCGCGGTGCCACCACTGCACCGGATCGAGCTGACCAACCCGAAGAAGGGCCAGGACAAGTACGTCTACACCTATTCCGACGACGAGCTGCAGCGCAAGCTCGCCGAGCTGCGCAAGAAGAACCAGCGGTGGAAGGACCCGGTACAGCGGTACAAGGGGCTCGGTGAGATGGACGCCGACCAGCTGGCCGAGACCACCATGGACCCGCGTCGCCGCACGCTGCGCCGGCTGACCGTCGACGACGCGCAGGTCGCCGCGGAGGTCTTCGAGCTGCTGATGGGCTCCGACGTCGCGCCCCGTAAGGAGTTCATCGTCCAGGGTGCCTACGAGGTCGACGTCGAAGCGCTCGACGCCTGA
- a CDS encoding LppX_LprAFG lipoprotein — protein MNRAPLRRGGARRLALAIAVPAVASLALAGCTGSDEPETADQTPEDVLSEAKSLLDETSGITVRMSTPDDPGTDYLSEATGTIVADPASFEGKISGRVAGFPGSDIGVVSIDGSVYIDVPLQGWTDQYQPADFCAPDPATLLDPDSGVSSLLTAADDVEAGESQRSEDDASVVITPTPAPCPATRCGRCCPAPPRRTSRPPSRWTATATCAPWR, from the coding sequence ATGAACCGTGCTCCCCTGCGCCGTGGTGGCGCGCGACGCCTCGCGCTGGCCATCGCCGTACCCGCCGTCGCATCCCTCGCCCTGGCCGGCTGCACCGGCAGCGACGAGCCCGAGACCGCCGACCAGACGCCCGAGGACGTGCTGTCGGAGGCCAAGTCGTTGCTGGACGAGACCAGCGGGATCACGGTCCGGATGAGCACGCCGGACGACCCGGGCACCGACTACCTCTCCGAGGCGACGGGCACCATCGTGGCCGATCCCGCCTCGTTCGAGGGGAAGATCTCCGGCCGCGTGGCCGGCTTCCCCGGCAGCGACATCGGCGTGGTCTCCATCGACGGCTCGGTCTACATCGACGTGCCGCTGCAGGGCTGGACCGACCAGTACCAGCCCGCCGACTTCTGCGCACCGGACCCGGCCACGCTGCTCGACCCCGACAGCGGCGTCTCCTCGCTGCTCACCGCGGCCGACGACGTCGAGGCCGGCGAGTCGCAGCGCAGCGAGGACGACGCCTCGGTGGTGATCACCCCTACGCCGGCACCGTGCCCGGCGACGCGCTGCGGACGGTGCTGCCCTGCGCCGCCGCGGAGGACGTCGAGGCCACCTTCGAGGTGGACGGCGACGGCTACCTGCGCACCGTGGAGATGA
- a CDS encoding DUF5998 family protein, giving the protein MSRATTEPPADRAAELRTAIDRTGYYPEVVAAAVTDAVGGEGVISFYVHHEPTFERDEVRRHQSVIVLTPTRLILAHTDEHTGDDLLPEPYTSTSTEAVALSSVTSVVVTRMVTSPTDGPTPPVEAVLTIGWGGVSRMDLEPATCSDPQCDADHGYTGVLSSDDFSLRVSAAADGNDAVGGLLGFAASLSARTRGAR; this is encoded by the coding sequence ATGTCCCGCGCCACCACCGAACCGCCCGCCGACCGCGCCGCCGAGCTGCGCACCGCGATCGACCGGACCGGGTACTACCCGGAGGTGGTGGCCGCCGCGGTCACCGACGCCGTCGGCGGGGAGGGCGTGATCTCCTTCTACGTCCACCACGAGCCCACCTTCGAGCGCGACGAGGTCCGCCGGCACCAGAGCGTGATCGTGCTGACCCCGACCCGCCTGATCCTGGCCCACACCGACGAGCACACCGGCGACGACCTGCTGCCCGAGCCCTACACGTCGACCTCGACGGAGGCGGTGGCGCTCTCCTCGGTCACCTCCGTCGTGGTCACCCGGATGGTCACCAGCCCCACCGACGGCCCGACCCCGCCGGTCGAGGCGGTGCTGACCATCGGGTGGGGCGGCGTCAGCCGGATGGACCTGGAGCCGGCCACCTGCAGCGACCCCCAGTGCGACGCCGACCACGGCTACACCGGCGTGCTCTCCTCCGACGACTTCTCGCTGCGGGTCTCGGCCGCGGCGGACGGCAACGACGCCGTCGGTGGCCTGCTCGGCTTCGCCGCCAGCCTCTCGGCCCGGACCCGAGGCGCGCGGTGA
- a CDS encoding bifunctional acetate--CoA ligase family protein/GNAT family N-acetyltransferase has protein sequence MTPQDLPTTDEIEAPPTHWEGDVLLRDGRTAHIRPIEAADGELMTEFYARVSDESKYYRFFSPMPTLSPTDLRRFTHVDHRDRVALVVLLQGKMIAVGRYDVVGNHGSGKEAEVAFLVEDQHQGRGIAQLLLEHLAQAGRERGVERFTADVLPDNSRMIQTFRDAGYRVASGYADGVITLEFPIDPTDTAIGVMHNREHVAESASIHRFFHPRSVAIIGASRRQETIGHVLVRNLVTADFTGRVFVVNPNTRAVSGMPAYKNVNEIPDDVDVAIVAVPADSVTDVVLDCAAKGVHGLVVISSGFAETGEEGRKRQRHLAGLCRSYGLRLIGPNCLGVINTDPGVQVNASLSSVMPTRGRAGFFCQSGALGSAILEKVRNRGLGISTFVSAGNRADVSGNDLLQYWEEDDATEVVMMYLESIGNPRKFSRIARRVSRRKPIVAVRSGRTTQGVPMGHTVRRIGAPPAAVDAMFRQAGVIQVDTLDDMFDVAQLLAHQPLPRGRRVAIVGNSDALGLLAADAASAVGLVVNRSVALGSEATAEDFEDALDGAIDDPDVDSVIAVYIPPLDVTGEEVANVLAAVGEQSDKPLVSSFLGAEGVPELLRVPDVAGSSAGRGSVPSYPAVEAAVRALARVVEYAVWVRTPDGEHTEPGEVDDQAAKRLITRVLTDGGLEAADAGIELNSAEVSALLATYGIDVWPVYPVADLEEAKAIGERLEWDVVLKSTSPSVRERPDMAHVWRNIGSAYEMTEAWETLNHHAADPATAEFAVQKTAPPGVPVAIRSTEDPLFGPVVSFGISGPVIELLGDWSYRIPPLDQQTVSAMVREVKSSPLLFGYRGTEPIDVAAVEHLIAKVAAMQNDLPEISGLELSLVLAGASSAAVLTAGVRVARIKDPRPDSFVRRMPDLITTIPD, from the coding sequence GTGACCCCCCAGGACCTCCCCACCACGGACGAGATCGAGGCACCGCCGACCCACTGGGAGGGCGACGTGCTGCTGCGGGACGGGCGCACCGCACACATCCGGCCGATCGAGGCCGCCGACGGCGAGCTGATGACCGAGTTCTACGCCCGCGTCTCCGACGAGTCGAAGTACTACCGGTTCTTCTCGCCGATGCCGACCCTCTCGCCCACCGACCTGCGCCGGTTCACCCACGTCGACCACCGCGACCGGGTCGCCCTGGTGGTGCTGCTCCAGGGGAAGATGATCGCGGTCGGACGCTACGACGTGGTCGGCAACCACGGCTCGGGCAAGGAGGCCGAGGTGGCCTTCCTGGTCGAGGACCAGCACCAGGGGCGCGGCATCGCCCAGCTGCTCCTGGAGCACCTGGCCCAGGCCGGCCGGGAGCGCGGGGTGGAGCGCTTCACCGCCGACGTACTGCCCGACAACTCGCGGATGATCCAGACCTTCCGGGACGCCGGCTACCGGGTGGCCAGCGGCTACGCCGACGGGGTGATCACGCTCGAGTTCCCGATCGACCCGACCGACACCGCGATCGGCGTGATGCACAACCGGGAGCACGTGGCCGAGTCCGCCTCGATCCACCGCTTCTTCCACCCCCGGTCGGTCGCGATCATCGGGGCCAGCCGCCGGCAGGAGACGATCGGTCACGTCCTGGTGCGCAACCTGGTCACCGCCGACTTCACCGGCCGGGTCTTCGTGGTCAACCCGAACACCCGCGCGGTCTCCGGGATGCCGGCGTACAAGAACGTCAACGAGATCCCCGACGACGTGGACGTGGCGATCGTCGCGGTGCCGGCCGACTCGGTGACCGACGTGGTCCTCGACTGCGCGGCCAAGGGCGTGCACGGGCTGGTCGTCATCTCCTCCGGCTTCGCCGAGACCGGCGAGGAGGGGCGCAAGCGGCAGCGCCACCTGGCCGGCCTCTGCCGTTCCTACGGCCTGCGCCTGATCGGACCCAACTGCCTCGGTGTGATCAACACCGACCCGGGCGTCCAGGTCAACGCCTCGCTCTCATCGGTGATGCCGACCCGCGGTCGCGCGGGGTTCTTCTGCCAGTCCGGCGCGCTCGGCTCGGCGATCCTGGAGAAGGTCCGCAACCGGGGCCTGGGCATCTCGACCTTCGTCAGCGCCGGCAACCGCGCGGACGTCTCGGGCAACGACCTCCTGCAGTACTGGGAGGAGGACGACGCCACCGAGGTGGTGATGATGTACCTGGAGTCGATCGGCAACCCGCGCAAGTTCTCCCGCATCGCGCGCCGGGTGTCGCGGCGCAAGCCGATCGTCGCGGTCCGCTCCGGCCGGACCACCCAGGGCGTTCCGATGGGACACACGGTACGCCGGATCGGCGCACCGCCTGCCGCCGTCGACGCGATGTTCCGGCAGGCCGGCGTGATCCAGGTGGACACCCTCGACGACATGTTCGACGTCGCCCAGCTGCTCGCGCACCAGCCACTGCCGCGCGGGCGCCGCGTCGCGATCGTGGGCAACTCCGACGCGCTCGGCCTGCTCGCCGCCGACGCCGCCTCGGCGGTCGGACTGGTGGTGAACCGGTCGGTGGCCCTCGGCTCCGAGGCGACCGCCGAGGACTTCGAGGACGCGCTGGACGGCGCGATCGACGACCCGGACGTGGACTCGGTGATCGCGGTCTACATCCCGCCGCTCGACGTCACCGGCGAGGAGGTCGCGAACGTGCTGGCCGCCGTCGGGGAGCAGTCCGACAAGCCGTTGGTCTCCAGCTTCCTCGGCGCCGAGGGCGTGCCCGAGCTGCTGCGGGTGCCCGACGTCGCGGGTTCCTCTGCCGGACGTGGCTCGGTGCCGTCGTACCCGGCCGTGGAGGCCGCGGTGCGGGCGCTGGCGCGCGTCGTGGAGTACGCCGTGTGGGTGCGCACGCCGGACGGCGAGCACACCGAGCCCGGCGAGGTCGACGACCAGGCCGCGAAGCGCCTGATCACCCGGGTGCTCACCGACGGCGGTCTGGAGGCCGCCGACGCGGGCATCGAGCTCAACTCCGCCGAGGTCTCCGCGCTGCTCGCGACCTACGGCATCGACGTGTGGCCCGTCTACCCGGTGGCCGACCTCGAGGAGGCGAAGGCGATCGGGGAGCGGCTGGAGTGGGACGTCGTGCTGAAGTCGACCAGCCCGTCCGTGCGGGAGCGGCCCGACATGGCCCACGTGTGGCGCAACATCGGCTCGGCCTACGAGATGACCGAGGCGTGGGAGACGCTCAACCACCACGCGGCGGATCCGGCGACCGCGGAGTTCGCGGTGCAGAAGACGGCGCCGCCCGGTGTGCCGGTGGCGATCCGTTCCACCGAGGACCCGCTGTTCGGTCCGGTCGTCTCCTTCGGCATCTCCGGTCCGGTCATCGAGCTGCTGGGCGACTGGTCCTACCGGATCCCGCCGCTGGACCAGCAGACGGTGAGCGCCATGGTGCGCGAGGTGAAGAGCTCGCCGCTGCTGTTCGGGTACCGGGGGACCGAGCCGATCGACGTGGCGGCGGTCGAGCACCTGATCGCGAAGGTCGCCGCCATGCAGAACGACCTGCCGGAGATCAGCGGTCTGGAGCTGTCCCTGGTGCTGGCCGGGGCCAGCAGCGCCGCGGTGCTGACCGCCGGTGTGCGGGTGGCCCGGATCAAGGACCCCCGCCCCGACTCCTTCGTCCGCCGGATGCCGGACCTGATCACGACGATCCCCGACTGA
- a CDS encoding beta-class carbonic anhydrase, whose protein sequence is MADLDDLHFDDLLSANREFATDFQYSGFDGVARAGVALVTCMDSRIAPLEMIGLRPGDAKIFRNPGGRVTDAALEAIVLAVHLLNVQRVLVIPHTRCAVASNSEETLRDRVSASAGTDAAWQRFHVIEDQVATLGQDVHRVTSHPLVPDTVKVGGFIYDVDTGLLDQKY, encoded by the coding sequence ATGGCTGACCTCGACGACCTGCACTTCGACGACCTGCTCAGCGCGAACCGGGAGTTCGCGACCGACTTCCAGTACTCCGGCTTCGACGGCGTCGCCCGTGCCGGCGTCGCGCTGGTGACCTGCATGGACTCCCGGATCGCGCCGCTGGAGATGATCGGCCTGCGACCGGGGGACGCCAAGATCTTCCGCAACCCGGGCGGCCGGGTCACCGACGCCGCGCTCGAGGCGATCGTGCTGGCCGTCCACCTGCTCAACGTCCAGCGTGTGCTGGTGATCCCGCACACCCGCTGCGCGGTGGCCTCCAACAGCGAGGAGACGCTGCGCGACCGGGTCTCGGCCTCGGCCGGCACGGACGCGGCCTGGCAGCGCTTCCACGTCATCGAGGACCAGGTCGCCACCCTCGGCCAGGACGTGCACCGGGTGACTTCGCACCCGCTGGTCCCCGACACCGTCAAGGTCGGCGGCTTCATCTACGACGTCGACACCGGTCTGCTCGACCAGAAGTACTGA
- a CDS encoding DNA gyrase/topoisomerase IV subunit A: protein MARRTKPDPLPEDFEEHILDTDIRDEMQTSFLEYAYSVIYSRALPDARDGMKPVQRRILYTMNDMNLRPDRGHVKSARVVGEVMGRLHPHGDSAIYDALVRMSQPWSMRLPFIDGHGNFGSPDDPPAAMRYTECRMAPPAIAMTESIDEDTVDFRPNYDSREFEPTVLPAAIPNLVVNGTTGIAVGMATNMAPHNLVEVIQALRHLVKHPKTDVDGLMRFIPGPDLPGGGKIVGLDGIRDAYETGRGTFKMRATARIETFGRRKGIVVTELPYGVGTEKVVERIKILVQNKKIQGIADVKDLTDRDHGLRLVIEVKNGFVPEALLEQLYKQTPLEDSFGINNVALVDGQPRTLGLKQLLEVFLEHRYEVVRRRSQFRRNKKADRLHLVDGLLIALLDIDEVIQVIRSSDDSAAAKERLMSIFDLSVAQTEYILEMQLRRLTRFSRIELEKEQETLRHEIEELDAILADVELLRKVVSDELAEIAKTFGTPRRTVLLESAGTAAVAAATAPLEVPDAPCFALLSATGLLARTSSAGEIGSGGGRANHDVILAAVRTTARADVGVLTSTGRLLRLGVLDLPGIPPSANEPNLQGGLPVSEMLSLTAGERVVGMTALTPEGPGIALATRNGVVKRVNPEVLNKDEWEVIGLKEGDEVVGAVQLLAGTEELCFITSDAQLLHFPASDVRPQGRAGGGVAGVRVTEGHQVVWFGTLANGDVDSPDGAVVVTASGSSTALPGTDSGSVKVTPFGEYPRKGRATGGVRCHRFLKGEDRLVFAWSGPAPARGSAASGAPVDLPPATGRRDGSGVPSSQPITACAGPLTATVGVAPAPPADA from the coding sequence ATGGCACGTCGCACCAAGCCCGATCCGCTCCCGGAGGACTTCGAGGAGCACATCCTCGACACCGACATCCGCGACGAGATGCAGACCTCGTTCCTGGAGTACGCGTACTCGGTGATCTACTCCCGGGCCCTGCCCGACGCCCGGGACGGGATGAAGCCGGTGCAGCGCCGGATCCTCTACACGATGAACGACATGAACCTGCGGCCCGACCGCGGTCACGTGAAGAGCGCCCGAGTGGTCGGCGAGGTGATGGGTCGCCTGCACCCGCACGGCGACAGCGCGATCTACGACGCCCTGGTCCGGATGTCGCAGCCCTGGTCGATGCGGCTGCCGTTCATCGACGGACACGGCAACTTCGGGTCGCCGGACGACCCGCCCGCGGCGATGCGCTACACCGAGTGCCGGATGGCGCCGCCGGCGATCGCGATGACGGAGTCCATCGACGAGGACACCGTCGACTTCCGCCCCAACTACGACAGTCGCGAGTTCGAGCCGACGGTGCTGCCGGCCGCCATCCCGAACCTGGTGGTCAACGGCACCACCGGCATCGCGGTCGGCATGGCCACCAACATGGCTCCGCACAACCTGGTCGAGGTGATCCAGGCGCTGCGCCACCTGGTCAAGCACCCCAAGACCGACGTCGACGGGCTGATGCGCTTCATCCCCGGCCCCGACCTGCCCGGCGGCGGCAAGATCGTCGGGCTCGACGGCATCCGCGACGCCTACGAGACGGGCCGCGGCACCTTCAAGATGCGCGCCACCGCCCGGATCGAGACCTTCGGACGCCGCAAGGGCATCGTGGTCACCGAGCTGCCCTACGGCGTGGGCACCGAGAAGGTGGTCGAGCGGATCAAGATCCTGGTGCAGAACAAGAAGATCCAGGGCATCGCCGACGTCAAGGACCTCACCGACCGCGACCACGGCCTGCGCCTGGTGATCGAGGTCAAGAACGGCTTCGTGCCCGAGGCGCTGCTCGAGCAGCTCTACAAGCAGACGCCGCTGGAGGACTCCTTCGGGATCAACAACGTCGCGCTGGTCGACGGGCAGCCCCGCACGCTCGGCCTCAAGCAGCTGCTGGAGGTCTTCCTCGAGCACCGCTACGAGGTCGTCCGCCGGCGCAGCCAGTTCCGCCGGAACAAGAAGGCCGACCGGCTGCACCTGGTCGACGGCCTGCTGATCGCCCTGCTCGACATCGACGAGGTCATCCAGGTGATCCGGTCCAGCGACGACTCGGCGGCCGCCAAGGAGCGGCTGATGAGCATCTTCGACCTCTCCGTGGCGCAGACCGAGTACATCCTCGAGATGCAGCTGCGCCGGCTGACCAGGTTCTCCCGGATCGAGCTGGAGAAGGAGCAGGAGACGCTGCGCCACGAGATCGAGGAGCTGGACGCGATCCTGGCCGATGTGGAGCTGCTGCGGAAGGTGGTCTCCGACGAGCTCGCCGAGATCGCGAAGACGTTCGGCACCCCGCGTCGTACCGTGCTGCTGGAGTCCGCCGGTACGGCGGCGGTGGCCGCGGCCACCGCCCCGCTGGAGGTGCCCGACGCCCCCTGCTTCGCGCTGCTCTCCGCGACCGGTCTGCTGGCCCGGACATCCTCGGCCGGGGAGATCGGCTCCGGCGGCGGTCGGGCGAACCACGACGTGATCCTGGCCGCGGTGCGCACCACCGCCCGCGCCGACGTCGGCGTGCTGACCTCGACCGGACGGCTGCTGCGGCTGGGGGTGCTCGACCTCCCCGGCATCCCGCCCTCGGCGAACGAGCCGAACCTGCAGGGCGGCCTGCCGGTGAGCGAGATGCTCTCGCTCACCGCCGGCGAGCGCGTGGTCGGGATGACCGCACTGACCCCCGAGGGGCCCGGTATCGCGCTGGCCACCCGCAACGGCGTGGTCAAGCGGGTCAACCCCGAGGTGCTCAACAAGGACGAGTGGGAGGTGATCGGCCTCAAGGAGGGCGACGAGGTGGTCGGTGCCGTCCAGCTGCTGGCCGGCACCGAGGAGCTCTGCTTCATCACCAGTGACGCCCAGCTGCTGCACTTCCCGGCCTCGGACGTGCGGCCGCAGGGACGCGCCGGTGGGGGCGTCGCCGGGGTGCGGGTGACCGAGGGTCACCAGGTCGTCTGGTTCGGCACGCTGGCCAACGGCGACGTGGACAGCCCCGACGGGGCGGTCGTGGTGACCGCGTCGGGCTCGTCGACGGCGCTGCCCGGCACCGACTCCGGCTCGGTGAAGGTGACCCCGTTCGGCGAGTACCCCCGCAAGGGCCGTGCCACCGGTGGGGTGCGCTGCCACCGATTCCTGAAGGGCGAGGACCGCCTGGTCTTCGCCTGGTCCGGGCCCGCCCCGGCACGCGGCAGCGCCGCGAGCGGTGCACCGGTCGACCTGCCGCCCGCCACCGGCCGCAGGGACGGCTCGGGCGTGCCGAGCAGCCAGCCGATCACCGCCTGCGCGGGACCGCTGACGGCTACCGTCGGCGTCGCCCCGGCGCCTCCCGCGGATGCCTGA
- a CDS encoding MFS transporter: MNRVLLAFCAFAVAFAAVDTYVVVLALPDMMASVGISVEQLQRAAPIVSGFLLGYVAALPLIGRIADLRGQVPVVAASLTLFSLGSLLTAVAPELVTMVAGRFLQGMGGGGLVPATMSLVAALYPAERRGVPLGMVSAVQEFGSVLGPLYGALVLSFATWRGIFAINLAVGALLAVAVRLIARDARVPSGAVPSGTARPRSRIDLVGLLLTVAVLAAGLITYLEPSAIKRDLTWGRLFIPYVEDGSRWITPIGVITIVAALLWTGWSWFARAPIVDLRGWLGAAREADLLGAVLLGVALAGVVLAFATADPAVAVFSPQGPWFLAGAALAAVGFVVHLRRADNPVVPRGALRARPAWGSLVVSFLVGWSLIAALVDIPLFARTTIHQDSQLGAALVLLRFLAALPVGAVLGGWLLRHFAAGPVTAVGMVAASGSFAAMTQWEATTLDSFASNLPLVVGGLGFGLALAPVNAAMLASTTGDSHGLASALVVVARMVGMLIGISALTTIGLRRLHQAQADQPDLSLTQLGILQEQAVFAGAAVTAGLAAVLALVLLRDAATRSLPTSEALRSAG; the protein is encoded by the coding sequence ATGAACCGCGTCCTGCTGGCGTTCTGTGCCTTCGCCGTCGCGTTCGCGGCCGTCGACACCTACGTCGTGGTGCTGGCGCTGCCGGACATGATGGCCTCGGTCGGCATCTCGGTGGAGCAGCTGCAGCGCGCGGCCCCGATCGTCTCCGGCTTCCTGCTCGGGTACGTCGCCGCCCTGCCGCTGATCGGGAGGATCGCCGACCTGCGCGGCCAGGTGCCGGTGGTCGCGGCGTCGCTGACGCTGTTCTCCCTCGGCTCACTGCTGACCGCGGTCGCCCCGGAGCTGGTCACCATGGTGGCCGGGCGGTTCCTCCAGGGCATGGGCGGCGGAGGGCTGGTGCCGGCCACGATGTCGCTGGTCGCGGCGCTCTACCCGGCCGAGCGCCGTGGCGTTCCGCTCGGGATGGTCTCCGCGGTCCAGGAGTTCGGCAGCGTGCTCGGCCCGCTCTACGGGGCCCTGGTCCTCTCCTTCGCCACCTGGCGCGGCATCTTCGCGATCAACCTGGCGGTCGGCGCGCTGCTGGCCGTGGCGGTGCGCCTGATCGCTCGGGACGCCCGTGTTCCGTCGGGAGCGGTCCCGTCCGGCACGGCCCGGCCCCGCTCGCGGATCGACCTGGTCGGACTGCTGCTCACCGTAGCCGTGCTGGCCGCGGGCCTGATCACCTATCTCGAGCCGTCCGCGATCAAGCGGGACCTCACCTGGGGCCGGCTCTTCATCCCCTACGTCGAGGACGGCTCGCGCTGGATCACCCCGATCGGCGTCATCACGATCGTGGCGGCACTGCTGTGGACCGGCTGGAGCTGGTTCGCGCGGGCTCCGATCGTGGACCTGCGCGGCTGGCTCGGTGCCGCACGGGAGGCCGACCTGCTCGGCGCGGTGCTGCTCGGTGTGGCGCTCGCCGGGGTGGTCCTCGCCTTCGCCACGGCGGACCCGGCGGTGGCGGTCTTCTCCCCGCAGGGTCCCTGGTTCCTGGCCGGCGCAGCGCTGGCGGCGGTCGGCTTCGTGGTCCACCTGCGCCGTGCCGACAACCCGGTCGTCCCGCGCGGGGCGCTCCGGGCCCGCCCTGCCTGGGGCTCGCTGGTGGTCAGCTTCCTGGTCGGGTGGTCGCTGATCGCGGCGCTGGTCGACATCCCGCTCTTCGCCCGGACCACGATCCACCAGGACTCCCAGCTCGGTGCGGCGCTGGTGCTGCTCCGCTTCCTGGCGGCGCTCCCGGTCGGGGCCGTCCTCGGCGGATGGCTGCTGCGTCACTTCGCCGCGGGGCCGGTGACAGCGGTCGGCATGGTGGCCGCGTCCGGCTCCTTCGCGGCGATGACGCAGTGGGAGGCCACCACGCTGGACTCGTTCGCCTCCAACCTGCCGCTGGTGGTCGGCGGGCTGGGCTTCGGGCTCGCCCTGGCCCCGGTCAACGCGGCGATGCTCGCCAGCACCACCGGGGACAGCCACGGCCTGGCCTCCGCGCTGGTCGTGGTCGCCCGGATGGTGGGGATGCTGATCGGGATATCCGCGCTCACCACGATCGGGCTGCGTCGGCTGCACCAGGCCCAGGCCGACCAGCCCGACCTCTCCCTGACCCAGCTCGGCATCCTGCAGGAGCAGGCCGTCTTCGCCGGGGCCGCGGTCACCGCGGGGCTCGCCGCGGTGCTGGCACTGGTGCTGCTGCGCGACGCGGCGACCCGCTCCCTTCCGACCTCTGAGGCGCTGCGCTCGGCCGGCTGA